Proteins encoded within one genomic window of Paramisgurnus dabryanus chromosome 13, PD_genome_1.1, whole genome shotgun sequence:
- the cep192 gene encoding centrosomal protein of 192 kDa isoform X4, giving the protein MENFQNIEDEPFPSFLSNASLGSSGRATLGNVTLGSTFGMPMAASTVAKIKPPADNRVTDVQASYLEDGQISPMHSQGSDGGRERFALSLKEDVDDVDDFIAANRFSDLLVNVNLDETESGPASKTSPKGLGRCRASGSVPFRTTTDLSTGLLSFSHVGDKDTTAAQATVLPVMMEEGEDSASEETGSERCSIASFLANEKLMSLDSMNSDGTDDDIDVNQLHDEELELYFNKLMPPAMQRGRVEGQEIPVELPSSSSQPKFCEAENNRLSFHDDYDQRDFRMPDVRLAATGMDSCPASDEDTEDELEASQNRGRARFLLPSISRQPVGESHRPHFRPGLEGGSSDESQSGSTHTNTRTSIEHRRSAEGQVINSPIDGDGGGGDGSSGSEEDGNDGGVSTIPLPPTNVQSTYDVLRGLGIVGGSGEDRADDQLQHLLGRSGMIVQSQMGDRVGPVGTGEAGQTAVASGPSVRLPVDWDMSLDRQEALDAMDNPTEVHMDSMYLRAGAGHNPQDISSSVSPFLHGTQSSFHLSQVLHESHNKTEQGNNLGQTLDLGALGQRGGPCGDSPVLSDQQSSSSKESLDPKYLSKSFNENEERHDIWNHQPAANATHSVVYQNEEGKWVTDLAYYSSFEKEMEANMPDEVAMQFQSEDFLDGSQAMEKIIEDQEEFDKEHQFMQEEQIQAVNPSEVLGNTSWKVPSSNHILMRASQVSSELETTNQSYLRISLGEFFERRSEALGCLGSSEDDWVKRPSFGYVITSPEKRDPIALIQTSDSFSRGSSFHNETVQQSEADETLNPDDLDKTLEPKPAEVQHENNVQPPTTEGIVHSLTSAQYEDVESSGSLNSSSNLMLSISTIASAIADASISSDPAQLAAMIMELSKKSRSTNKSFLPVTSHVPVTSNQNGLLEDLQKTTSLADQSTPDMEKYLKRAEVSSSDSDGSTSQSCLDILTLADNLASSQRQTPQQSPPLENGTSGCHEEGSVREERCQVLESNASKKGEEAHVVLPSSRSDVKRSAIPRPKGSSLPTPVSNPPKRSLGSGQSSLSSSSYKPNPAGFEKNKNDRSSLSSNKAIPESKIKIGTARPQISSTSTTGNRRSLKGDGSTSAPAFVPKTSPGLRSGGSSELSSSLKTSPNVTKNKTGGRTEKLNINQARSPRSPRTAQSVSKEKTAAVDRQDSLPATQEKFGSPESGIPGVVEVSHCNFRPSTSPLTHSSPSQTSIPSGYGNSEMSPCSPSRDKSPRSPGGDPVSPQSHCSSPSLSRLTYLSINDNTCMPTPDHHKKNTSMALSTTIIRSSPTPPVEPFENGNAQSSSKTPEPLSHAEIPGLTQKTSELGSRNDSEFNKGYGNGYTKDNRHSEPGQRLYPQGESGYSSNLNIQHPPGTSVEQRLPHVLGSGSHFGIPDDFTYGAPRSYSSQGALPSTVPNFLTGQSLFGSQQTPQYLSSEGPLHTPAYQLGGPSGLYGVSAAMPGANPPMGHVHVPGASSLQSAYMNTGQQHHHPPPQYPVGKGYGQHSVGSWAARDFADLRTQVVVPNELKFPSACCVGIASQTSLNIFNPSERWQQVSISVTSLSIDGEKVDSLPFQWLIVKNKTIIGPKCTEEQKVLFIAPKAGLYQCTLSVSSWPASAETETVAHAEVFAKKVVLIAIAENPAIEVDVGKTGCLDFGDLAVGCAKSLPLKLVNRTHATVPIRLVISANASAWHCFSLSKSPVAMTTDVSLHSGSNLTSHSTSSVINHVLHASYAENQESFLVWVHFNAPQKYISSSGELGPADEYGARVDVEVDSPGPSHVIHSVALRARSGTPRVHAPKDLQAVYLQALLGQTAKQTLPLKNAGNIDVLLRLKSNDGDGCFTVKPEELTLRAGEEQSVVVSFTAQGTQKHRESMLTILVLPGGPQYEVTMTGEIVQGVSGKVASSSAVLPQAEVPPILSNKQFMAWGGVTLGRAVQQKLVLRNNSPATSQQLRLLIRGQDQDCFQLQSSFGPEERLTRNRELLIKPKEDITIHLLFAPTRVASMLAKLEIKQSAARASQPGVKFTIPLSGYGGTSNVILEELRKRSEGYVATLSGVQEGRVSKLCVCVRNTGSRAAFVKALPYSDLQNRTIMDSTIISLSPSQFVLKERTQEVITIAMKASRREQALCQSGAALLATICLFCGDEVSRQQFRKLLQIKPEAGMKVLSENSLLKNILFDETFLGEEQVQEAYDLPQRPNEAQIFYGNMSKVMLSLFGTLETSDSGESDYLESIRPIQRHTSESDSLQYSGLGSSGRYISNVSLDVLPVKGPPLSPSEPVPKLENTWSIKPDQLVLTAPTINGAADTRHVQILNRSNRELSFELSWPAHCLTITPQHGVIEPQSHLQILISPNPSLASRSSMLPWSGQIYVQCDNQQTSIKVQIRQDLAMDVSAANATDRSLCPLPPQVATPTLPGQKPQSNSNQPQVEIKNRTLVFPPTASGDSSECCLEVENHGEEVRWYLSSFAPPYVKGVDSSGDVYRATYSAFRCEKVSGTLGIQERLKVPFTFLPRDRGDYAQFWDLECHPAAKPQHKSRVRFQLCGAGINAEEEASVKENCSLVKTDITVKNRKRLDSAGSKTGSQTETQKRGVYAPQMLYTFPATRVGSTSTLKVNFRNNSSNTHEITALHQPPRAVHTGYCGPVFRYANRADGHRR; this is encoded by the exons ATGGAGAACTTCCAGAACATTGAGGATGAGCCGTTTCCCAGCTTCCTATCCAACGCCTCGCTTGGCAGCAGCGGCCGTGCCACACTCGGCAACGTGACACTGGGCTCTACGTTTGGGATGCCCATGGCTGCCTCCACTGTGGCTAAAATTAAACCTCCAGCAGACAACAG AGTAACTGATGTGCAAGCATCATATTTGGAGGATGGACAGATTTCACCCATGCATTCCCAGGGCTCAGATGGCGGGCGAGAAAGATTTGCTCTTAGCCTGAAAGAAGATGT GGATGATGTAGATGACTTCATTGCTGCTAATAGATTCTCAGACTTGCTAGTTAATGTCAATTTGGATGAGACAGAATCCGGTCCCGCTTCCAAAACCTCTCCCAAAGGATTGGGTCGATGTCGTGCATCAGGTTCTGTTCCTTTTCGAACCACCACTG ACCTTTCAACTGGACTGCTGTCATTCTCTCATGTTGGAGACAAAGATACAACGGCAGCTCAG GCCACGGTGCTTCCAGTTATGATGGAGGAGGGGGAAGATTCTGCAAGCGAAGAAACTGGCAGTGAAAGGTGTAGCATCGCCAGCTTCCTGGCAAATGAAAAGCTTATGTCCCTGGACAGCATGAATAGTGATGGCACAG ATGATGACATTGATGTGAACCAGCTTCATGATGAGGAATTGGAGTTGTATTTCAACAAACTCATGCCCCCTGCAATGCAGAGGGGTCGAGTAGAAGGGCAAGAAATCCCTGTT GAGTTGCCTTCCAGTTCCTCTCAACCCAAATTCTGTGAGGCAGAAAACAACAGACTCAGTTTTCATGATGATTATGACCAG AGGGACTTTCGCATGCCTGATGTGCGGCTGGCAGCCACGGGTATGGATTCATGTCCTGCAAGTGATGAAGATACAGAGGATGAACTAGAGGCTTCACAGAACCGGGGAAGAGCCAGGTTCCTTCTACCCAGCATCTCCAGACAACCG GTTGGAGAGAGCCACCGTCCTCATTTTCGTCCTGGGTTGGAAGGAGGGAGCTCTGATGAGTCACAAAGTGGAAGCACACATACCAATACCAGGACAAGCATTGAGCACCGTCGGTCTGCAGAGGGACAGGTCATCAACTCGCCGATTGATG GTGATGGAGGAGGAGGTGATGGGAGCAGTGGGAGTGAGGAGGATGGGAATGATGGAGGTGTATCAACCATTCCTTTGCCTCCCACAAACGTCCAAAGTACCTATGATGTACTACGTGGCTTGGGCATTGTGGGAGGAAGTGGAGAGGACAGAGCCGATGATCAGCTTCAGCATTTGCTAGGCAGATCCGGCATGATCGTGCAGAGTCAG ATGGGTGACAGAGTTGGTCCTGTTGGCACAGGGGAAGCTGGCCAAACTGCTGTGGCATCTGGACCTTCAGTCCGATTGCCTGTCGACTGGGACATGAGTCTGGATAGACAGGAGGCTCTT GATGCAATGGATAACCCAACAGAAGTTCATATGGACTCCATGTACTTGAGGGCAGGTGCAGGTCACAACCCTCAGGACATTTCTTCCTCAGTCAGCCCTTTTCTTCATGGCACCCAGAGCAGTTTTCACCTTTCCCAGGTACTTCATGAATCTCATAATAAAACTGAGCAAGGGAATAACTTGGGGCAAACTCTGGATCTTGGTGCCCTGGGACAACGTGGTGGCCCCTGTGGGGATTCTCCAGTTCTGAGTGATCAGCAGAGCTCCAGCAGTAAAGAGTCTCTGGATCCTAAGTACCTCTCTAAGAGTTTTAATGAAAATGAAGAACGTCATGATATCTGGAATCACCAGCCAG CAGCAAATGCCACTCATAGTGTTGTCTACCAAAATGAAGAAGGAAAGTGGGTCACTGATTTGGCCTATTACTCTTCGTTTGAGAAGGAAATGGAGGCCAATATGCCTGATGAAGTTGCTATGCAGTTCCAGTCTGAAGATTTCCTTGATGGCA GTCAAGCCATGGAAAAGATCATTGAGGATCAAGAGGAGTTTGATAAAGAACACCAGTTTATGCAG GAAGAGCAGATTCAAGCTGTTAACCCAAGTGAAGTGCTTGGAAACACCTCTTGGAAAGTTCCCAGTAGTAACCATATTCTCATGAGGGCCTCGCAGGTCTCTTCTGAACTTGAGACTACTAACCAAAGTTATCTGCGCATTTCCCTGGGGGAGTTTTTTGAAAGGCGCTCTGAAGCACTGGGCTGTCTTGGGAGCAGTGAAGACGACTGGGTTAAAAGG CCTTCGTTCGGTTATGTCATCACCTCCCCTGAAAAGAGGGACCCCATAGCATTAATTCAAACCTCGGATTCGTTCTCTAGAGGAAGCTCTTTCCACAACGAAACGGTTCAGCAGAGTGAAGCTGATGAGACACTCAATCCAG ATGATCTGGACAAAACTCTTGAACCCAAGCCAGCTGAAGTCCAGCATGAGAATAATGTACAACCACCAACAACTGAGGGAATAGTCCATTCACTG ACCTCTGCACAATATGAAGATGTTGAAAGTTCTGGCTCACTTAACTCCAGTAGCAACCTTATGCTCAGTATCAGCACAATTGCATCTGCAATTGCCGATGCATCCATTAGTTCAGATCCAGCCCAGCTTGCAGCCATGATCATGGAACTTTCCAAAAAAAGTCGCtcaacaaacaaaagttttctACCGGTTACGAGTCATGTGCCTGTAACTTCAAATCAGAATGGTCTTCTGGAGGACCTGCAGAAGACAACATCGCTGGCAGATCAGAGTACTCCTGACATGGAGAAATATCTGAAGAGGGCTGAAGTGTCCAGTAGTGACAGTGATGGCTCCACTTCTCAGTCCTGCTTGGACATCCTCACCCTGGCTGATAATTTGGCGAGTTCTCAAAGACAGACTCCACAGCAGTCGCCACCTCTGGAAAACGGAACCAGCGGATGCCATGAAGAGGGTTCAGTGAGGGAGGAGCGATGTCAGGTTCTGGAAAGTAATGCATCCAAAAAAGGTGAGGAGGCTCATGTTGTGTTGCCATCTTCAAGGTCAGATGTCAAGCGAAGTGCAATTCCACGTCCAAAGGGAAGCAGTTTACCAACTCCCGTGTCAAATCCACCCAAGCGCTCTTTAGGTTCTGGGCAGTCGTCATTGTCTTCCTCGTCCTATAAGCCAAACCCTGCTGGCTTtgagaaaaacaaaaatgacCGTTCATCTCTTTCCTCAAATAAGGCCATCCCTGAATCCAAAATCAAGATCGGAACCGCTCGACCACAAATATCAAGTACTTCCACTACAGGTAACCGCCGTTCCCTCAAAGGCGATGGCTCCACGTCGGCTCCTGCTTTTGTGCCAAAGACCTCACCTGGCCTTCGCAGTGGTGGCAGCTCAGAGCTATCATCATCATTGAAGACCTCCCCGAACGTGACCAAAAACAAGACGGGAGGCAGGACAGAGAAACTTAACATAAACCAGGCACGATCACCCAGAAGCCCCAGAACTGCTCAGTCTGTTTCAAAGGAGAAAACTGCAGCTGTTGACCGTCAGGATTCACTGCCAGCAACCCAGGAAAAATTTG GCTCACCTGAGAGCGGTATCCCTGGTGTTGTAGAGGTCAGTCACTGCAATTTCAGACCATCCACCTCCCCTCTTACCCACTCCAGTCCAAGCCAGACCTCCATTCCCAGTGGATATGG CAATAGTGAGATGTCTCCATGCTCACCCAGCCGTGATAAGAGTCCGAGGAGTCCGGGTGGAGATCCTGTTTCTCCTCAGTCTCATTGTTCAAGCCCATCTCTCAGCAGACTGACTTATCTCTCCATCAATGACAACACCTGCATGCCCACCCCTGACCACCACAAG AAAAACACCTCTATGGCTCTAAGCACCACTATTATCAGATCAAGCCCGACACCCCCAGTGGAGCCGTTTGAAAATGGAAATGCTCAGAGTTCTTCAAAAACTCCAGAACCTCTTTCCCATGCTGAAATTCCAGGTTTGACTCAAAAGACCTCAGAGCTGGGCTCACGCAATGACAGTGAGTTTAATAAAGGCTATGGAAATGGTTACACCAAAGACAACCGCCATTCTGAACCTGGGCAGAGGTTGTATCCTCAAGGGGAGTCTGGGTACTCAAGCAATCTGAACATTCAGCATCCACCTGGAACCTCTGTAGAGCAACGGTTGCCTCACGTCTTGGGATCTGGATCTCATTTTGGCATCCCAGATGATTTTACTTATGGGGCACCCAGAAGCTACAGTTCACAGGGTGCCCTACCCTCCACTGTGCCTAACTTTCTAACAGGACAGTCACTCTTCGGTTCTCAGCAGACACCGCAATATCTGAGCTCAGAGGGACCTTTGCATACTCCAGCCTATCAGTTAGGTGGGCCGTCTGGTTTGTATGGAGTATCTGCTGCAATGCCTGGTGCAAACCCTCCGATGGGTCATGTGCATGTACCTGGTGCATCAAGTCTCCAGTCTGCTTATATGAACACTGGTCAGCAGCATCATCATCCTCCTCCTCAGTATCCAGTTGGCAAGGGTTATGGGCAACATAGTGTTGGGTCATGGGCTGCTCGAGACTTTGCAGACCTTAGAA CTCAAGTGGTTGTTCCTAATGAGTTGAAGTTTCCCAGTGCCTGCTGTGTGGGCATTGCTTCACAGACATCACTTAACATTTTCAACCCTTCAGAGCGCTGGCAACAAGTTTCCATCTCTGTCACAAGCCTGTCCATAGATGGAGAGAAG GTGGATTCTCTGCCGTTCCAGTGGCTGATAGTCAAGAATAAGACTATAATCGGTCCCAAATGTACAGAGGAGCAGAAGGTGTTGTTTATAGCTCCTAAGGCTGGGCTTTATCAGTGTACTCTCAGTGTTTCATCCTGGCCTGCATCTGCAGAGACTGAGACTGTGGCACACGCTGAAGTCTTTGCCAAGAAAGTGGTGCTGATCGCCATCGCTGAAAACCCTGCCATAGAG gtaGATGTTGGAAAAACTGGCTGTTTGGACTTCGGGGACCTGGCAGTGGGCTGTGCCAAGTCCTTGCCACTCAAACTGGTCAACAGGACTCATGCTACTGTGCCAATCCGACTGGTTATCAGTGCG AATGCCTCAGCATGGCATTGTTTCAGCTTATCTAAAAGCCCAGTTGCCATGACCACAGATGTTTCCCTTCATTCTGGCTCGAACCTGACCTCGCATTCAACTTCATCAGTTATAAACCATGTACTGCATGCCAGTTATGCAGAG AATCAAGAAAGCTTCTTGGTGTGGGTTCATTTCAACGCTCCCCAGAAGTACATTTCAAGTTCAG GAGAGTTGGGGCCAGCTGATGAATACGGTGCTCGGGTTGATGTTGAGGTGGACAGTCCAGGCCCCAGTCATGTGATCCATAGCGTAGCTTTGAGGGCGAGGTCAGGCACTCCCAGAGTGCACGCACCCAAAGACTTACAG GCGGTGTATCTTCAAGCTCTTTTGGGTCAGACAGCTAAGCAGACACTTCCATTAAAGAATGCAGGAAACATTGACGTTCTGCTCAGGCTAAAG AGTAATGATGGTGATGGCTGCTTTACGGTGAAACCAGAAGAACTGACTCTGAGAGCCGGAGAAGAACAGTCTGTTGTGGTCTCGTTTACTGCTCAGGGTACACAGAAACATAGGGAGAG CATGTTGACAATTCTGGTTTTGCCTGGTGGACCGCAGTACGAGGTGACAATGACAGGAGAAATTGTCCAGGGGGTTTCTGGAAAGGTGGCATCCTCGTCTGCTGTATTACCACAGGCCGAAGTCCCACCCATCCTCTCCAACAAACAATTCATGGCATGGGGAGGGGTTACACTGGGCAGAGCTGT GCAACAGAAACTGGTCCTAAGGAATAACTCCCCTGCTACTTCACAGCAACTGAGACTTCTCATCAGGGGTCAAGATCAAGACTGTTTCCAG CTGCAAAGTTCATTTGGCCCAGAGGAGCGCCTGACACGTAACCGAGAGCTGTTAATTAAGCCTAAAGAGGATATTACCATTCATCTACTATTTGCTCCCACCCGTGTTGCCTCCATGCTGGCCAAACTGGAGATCAAGCAGTCTGCTGCACGTGCTTCCCAGCCTGGTGTTAAGTTCACT ATCCCTCTGTCAGGTTATGGTGGCACCAGTAACGTGATCCTGGAGGAGTTGAGGAAGCGTTCTGAAGGCTATGTGGCCACGCTGAGCGGAGTGCAAGAAGGCCGTGTCAGTAAACTTTGTGTCTGTGTGAGGAACACTGGTTCACGCGCTGCCTTTGTGAAAGCTTTACCCTACAGTGATCTTCAAAATCGGACCATCATGGATTCAACTATCATCAGCCTGTCCCCTTCACAGTTCGTTCTGAAGGAGAGAACACAAGAG GTGATCACGATAGCGATGAAGGCTTCACGCAGAGAGCAGGCTCTCTGTCAGTCTGGCGCAGCTCTTCTTGCCACCATCTGTCTCTTCTGTGGGGATGAAGTCTCTCGACAGCAATTCAGAAA GTTACTACAAATCAAACCAGAAGCAGGGATGAAAGTCCTGTCTGAAAACAGTCTGTTGAAGAATATCCTCTTTGACGAAACATTTCTAGGAGAGGAGCAGGTTCAGGAAG CCTATGATCTGCCTCAGCGGCCAAATGAAGCTCAGATTTTTTATGGCAACATGAGCAAGGTGATGTTGTCATTGTTTGGTACTTTGGAAACATCAGACTCTGGAGAGAGCGACTATTTGGAGTCCATCAGACCTATACAACGGCACACTTCTGAATCAGACAG TTTACAATACAGTGGTTTGGGCTCGTCGGGCCGTTACATCAGTAATGTTTCCCTGGACGTGCTACCAGTCAAAGGTCCTCCGTTAAGCCCATCAGAACCTGTGCCGAAGCTGGAGAACACCTGGAGCATCAAACCTGATCAGCTGGTCCTCACCGCACCCACAATCA ATGGCGCTGCTGACACCAGGCATGTACAAATCCTGAACCGCTCAAACAGAGAGCTGAGCTTTGAGCTGTCCTGGCCTGCTCATTGCCTGACTATAACCCCACAGCACGGCGTCATTGAACCCCA GAGCCACTTGCAAATCCTTATCAGCCCCAATCCATCCTTAGCAAGCAGATCCTCTATGCTGCCCTGGAGTGGACAGATTTATGTACAGTGTGATAATCAACAGACG TCCATTAAAGTGCAGATCCGGCAGGATCTGGCCATGGATGTGTCTGCTGCTAATGCTACGGATCGATCTCTGTGCCCTTTGCCCCCTCAAGTTGCGACCCCCACTTTACCAGGACAGAAACCCCAGAGCAACAGCAACCAGCCTCAAGTTGAGATTAAAAACCGAACCCTGGTCTTCCCTCCTACTGCCTCTGGGGACTCATCAG AATGTTGTCTGGAGGTGGAGAATCATGGAGAGGAGGTGAGGTGGTACCTCTCTTCTTTTGCTCCTCCGTATGTCAAG GGTGTGGATAGCAGCGGAGATGTTTATCGCGCCACATACTCTGCCTTCAGATGTGAAAAAGTGTCTGGGACTCTGGGGATTCAAGAAAGGTTGAAG GTGCCGTTCACTTTCCTACCTCGTGACAGGGGGGATTATGCCCAGTTTTGGGATTTAGAGTGTCACCCAGCAGCCAAACCCCAGCACAAGAGCCGTGTCCGCTTCCAGCTTTGTGGCGCT GGCATAAATGCAGAAGAGGAAGCCAGCGTTAAAGAAAATTGCTCACTTGTTAAAACAGACATCACTGTGAAAAACAGGAAGAGACTGGATTCTGCAGGCTCAAAAACAGG